The following coding sequences lie in one Sulfurimonas hongkongensis genomic window:
- the pyrE gene encoding orotate phosphoribosyltransferase, which translates to MNIKQIYMDADALLEGHFKLSSGNHSQFYLQSAKVLEDPKTAKLLADKLAEEIKKSGLKIDTVCAPALGGLIAGFALATALDVRFIFAERVDGVMSMRRGFKVSHGERVLMCEDIITTGGSAMEAASVVKGFGGEIVGVAALANRGFCKRENSTLESKSNCKLPQDIPFFALEDFTFLMYEPSKCPLCKDGSQAIKPGSRGN; encoded by the coding sequence ATGAATATAAAACAAATATATATGGATGCAGATGCTCTCTTAGAGGGACATTTTAAGCTAAGCAGTGGGAATCATTCACAATTTTATCTACAATCTGCAAAAGTTTTAGAGGATCCAAAAACAGCAAAGCTTTTGGCTGATAAGCTAGCAGAAGAGATCAAGAAAAGTGGACTTAAAATTGATACAGTTTGTGCACCTGCACTTGGTGGACTTATAGCTGGTTTTGCACTTGCAACTGCACTTGATGTTCGTTTTATATTTGCTGAGAGAGTTGATGGAGTTATGTCAATGCGAAGAGGCTTTAAGGTAAGCCATGGCGAGAGAGTCCTGATGTGTGAAGATATCATCACAACAGGTGGCTCGGCCATGGAAGCAGCAAGCGTTGTAAAAGGGTTTGGTGGTGAGATAGTAGGAGTTGCGGCTCTTGCAAATCGTGGCTTTTGCAAAAGAGAAAACAGCACACTCGAGTCAAAATCAAACTGTAAACTCCCACAAGACATCCCTTTCTTTGCACTAGAAGATTTTACATTTCTTATGTATGAACCAAGTAAATGTCCACTTTGCAAAGATGGATCACAAGCTATAAAACCCGGAAGCCGTGGAAACTAA
- the frr gene encoding ribosome recycling factor yields MLNEIYNSCEEDMKSGIEHMLKDFKTLRTGKVTTSVLDNIKIDYYGTPTPLDQVGSVIAADATTIIVNPWEKHLLSDIESAISAANVGATPNNDGEQIKLFFPAMTVEQRQESVKKMKGMGENAKVSIRNDRKHANDQIKKLEKDKEITQDESKSAQDNIQKITDKYITKIDAIVKDKEAEILKV; encoded by the coding sequence ATGTTAAATGAAATCTACAACTCGTGTGAAGAAGATATGAAGTCAGGCATAGAACATATGCTAAAAGATTTTAAAACACTAAGAACAGGTAAGGTTACAACTTCTGTTTTAGATAATATTAAAATCGACTACTATGGAACTCCAACTCCTCTTGATCAAGTAGGCTCGGTCATAGCTGCAGATGCAACGACTATAATTGTAAACCCTTGGGAGAAACATCTACTAAGTGACATTGAGAGTGCTATATCCGCTGCAAATGTCGGGGCAACTCCTAACAACGATGGCGAACAAATCAAACTATTTTTTCCAGCCATGACGGTTGAACAAAGACAAGAATCTGTAAAGAAGATGAAAGGTATGGGAGAAAATGCAAAGGTTTCTATCAGAAATGATAGAAAACATGCAAATGACCAAATTAAAAAGCTTGAAAAAGACAAAGAAATAACTCAGGATGAGTCAAAATCTGCTCAAGACAATATTCAAAAGATCACTGATAAATATATAACAAAAATAGACGCCATAGTAAAAGACAAAGAAGCTGAGATACTAAAGGTTTAA